The window TCAAGACCTGTATCTCTGGGCTGCAAGCGGCTAAGTGTCACTGAATAATGCTTCTGTATGCAGATCCACAGTTCTTTGTATTCATCTTCATAGCGTTTGAAGCGTGGATTTTGATGAATTACAGACTCTAGCTGAGAACAGTAGAGGAGAGAGGTTGCGGGGCGATCGTAAGCTGCTGTCCACCAGTCAAAAAGCAGCCGGTATGAGtttcgctgctcttctcctaGAAGATCAGCATAGCCATCAGAGACAAAATGCTGGAGACGGAACCAATTAGTCAATGATCGAATCCTCTGCACTACCCAAGATTCCACGGCTTCTGGCTTGGACGCCACCATCCAGTCTACAGAGACATAGCCATCTTCGACGAATGACATCAGGGAGCGGGCTTTCGATTGTGTCTTGAGAGGCTCTAGGTTCGAAGTTCTTTCGAATATCCTTTGCGGCATACTTAATATATGCCTAGGTACTTTAGTAAAGACTTAGACGCAAATGCCACACCAAGGATGGCAGGTGTACAGAAATCTCTACCAATAACATACCACACAACAGGGCAACAGGGGCTATGAAATGTTGCAATAGGTATAGTAGCTTAgaagttttataaacttcGCTCGTATTAGGTGAAATCTGGTCAAAATATGTTCAATATGTTCCTTCGTATTAGCGATTCGTTGAAACAGGCTTTGTGCTTATGCCACGGACAAGTCGTACACGCAGGTAACGAGCGGAGAGAGTAGAAGGGTCTTGGATCGTATGTCTTTGCTAGCCAAGAAAAAatcgaaaacaaaaaatgaGATAGCCATTTGGAAGAAACCTAGCTCTTATAATCGCCGCTTTACTAAATATTTTGAACATCCTTTGAACAGGTTTTGAACAGGTTTTATACAAGACATGAACATGCGGCCATCTCACCCTTTGAACAGTTTTTGAACAGGTTTTATACAAGACATGAACATGCAACCATCTCGTTTCTAGACTGCTTTTCAGAACGACAGCTTCGTTTGCTATACAGTACGATAAGTCAGGCTGGATAGCTATTGAACAGAATCTGGCTCATGATTCATCGCCGACGCaaacaaatatatatatgggtgtgtgtatatatatcttcCATTTACACTATGGTATGTACATTATTATTTTGGTTATATCTGCGGTGGCCCTAATCACAATCTTTCTAGCTACCAATCAAGGATGGCTGCTTCTACGTGCATGTTCTGGAATATCAAAAACCTAGGATGACAACCCGTGGATAATTCTTCCTCTAGCAGATTCTAAGCCATCTAATAATAGCCAAAGTCCTTGTCAGAGATGTTGTTACCATTTGCGCCGTTAGAAAGAGGGTATGAAAAAGCCCTCTTGCACCGCGACCTCAAGTATGTACATATGTTTTACGTCGTCAGGGTAGCGGGTAGTCCCAAGTTTAATCGATGTATTTAATCGATGTGTCCACGAGAAGAACAACTGCGAAGGTGGAAAACCTAGCCTCTTTACGGACTATGGCCACAGATCCATTTGTCGGCAATTGGAAATGGGTGTTGCGCCTAAATATGGCAGGTTCATCGCTTTCTGTGCTTGGAGAACTCATTGCTGATATTCTTTTAAGATAAGATGCGGCGTCTATAGATTCTCGGACGCACTTCTTTACGAGAATAAAAAGACCGAGATATGAAACAGAATACAAAAGAGAAGTTTAATGGAAAAGGAACATCTCGGGACGATAGATCTCCGATTGATTCTACCCCGAAGGTATCCCGCATTCGCGCTCAGGAGACCCTTTCTTCTGAAGTCAAACGTGATTTTACAAGTTCTCTCCATACCTTCTCTTCTATACTATGTACGATCGCTGTAAGTTTCActtctaattttttttcatccCCTCTCTAATTCGCTTTTAGCCACACTTTAGAGTTGAAGATATTGTTAATATACCAGCTACAGAATGTCTTTGTTTTCGGGACAGTATTTTACAAGCAAATCACAATTCTGTAAATGGAATTtttggggaaaaaaaatgggggaagaggaagaaattgaAGAGAGAACATATttcgaagaggaagatgacaatGAGATAGATAGAAGTGTTTAgctactatttctttttttcttttatttctttcttttttttttttctcccgcATGCTTGTGTTCCAAAGATGACAGCCTAGCAATATTTGCTTACTTTCAATGATAACAAGATGAACGAGTTCATTATTCTACATTCTCAAATACGTAAtgtgcttttattttacaacAGCCAAGATATAATCCATTTTTATGTTAGCTACACACTAGTTGGAAGAGCGCGTTATAGCTTCTTTCGTAAATGGAATATCCAGTTATGCACCGCATTGTATGGTGCTAAGCTGttctaaatataaaagttctGTTGCCCAGCGAGTTACACAGCCCactaattttaaaataggaaGAATATTTTACGATTCATGTAGGAGGGGCCCAAAGAGAATATGGGTAAGTTACTGGGGCTGCACAGTATGTTGCATCTGACTTTTTGGTACATGTTTTCCGTGCCTTACACAGAGACGCAGCTGAACAGTTGGCTGTTGAGTCTATGACCACATCACATGGGCCGCATGCGTATTAACTTGATGTCTCCCCCATGTATCCTGTGCATTGAGCAAGTTTACTCCGCCGCTTTATCTATCCGGGTGCCCAACCAGCCCAAACATTGTGTAACTTGTTacttgtttgttttcttgtaAACGCTAATCTACTTAAATGAAGCCATAACTAGGCAAAAGGGCGATAGAAACTGCTGGTTCAGATCCGGCGTTTGCTACATTTCAAATGAACAAAGGGAGTTTTATGGGATGTTACTTTAAATCTTGGGAGAAGCGGAGCCGTAAGGGCTGGTGCTCTTCGCTGAATTTGAAAGTCTTTGTTGCCTCTAGGTCCTAGAAGATAGGGCCACTGTGTGACTTTGAGGTGGAGCTGGATAgttacatgtacatatcCGTTACGTAGCTGGCAATGAATAGGTACTAAGGCATTGCTTCTTATGCATGATTCCTTCGTCCTGCCTACAACCTGGATTAAAGGCGCCGGCGACCTCAACAACTTATAAATTACATGCAGCTTCGCGTTCATTTATATGACCTGGTCCCATCGCTGTGTGACCGTATCTACTAAACCTTCTCTTGCCCCATTTCTCTGCAGCCATCGCAATACAATAACTCGACACGGCAGTTATTGCATTCAAATACAACCATGGAACGCTCACCAGCCAATATCTGGGGTTTATTCCATCCCCAAACCATTCTCTCGCTTGCAAACTCGCCGCTTTTCTCACTTTCTGGCTCGCAATATGCCATCAAAATGGCCGATTCTGATACGGGAGTCTTTGGCGCTGTCGGTGCTGTCCTCGGATATGTCGGTGCGGAGGCAGCTACCGGTCAAATCTTTGAGCGCCTGCTATGGCCCCAACGGTCCTATGCGAATGCTACACTGAAATCGATCCCTATGCTGGCCGTTTTGATGCCCATGGGCGGGCCGCTACACATCATAGCGCTCAAGGCCCTCGATGTCATATTCGCTCATGGCTTATTCAGGGGGGCACGAGTCGGCCACATGCTTGGAACTGCTTTCTATCCAGATCAAGACTGGACTTACACCAGCTGGACGAGCAATGGCCAAAAGATCAAGACGGAGCCAGTGCGCAATTGTCTCTGGGTTCGCGCGCTGAGCTACGTTCCGATTCCCATACTCAGCTCCGATACGCAACAGGCAACCGATCAGACCCCTGAGAAGATCGATCCCAGGCCAGACGAGATTCGGGCCAAGGTGACCGTCAGTTATCTGACTTTGACCAGAGCCACAAAGCAAGACGTAGAGTCTAAGATGCCATTTGTTGAAGCAGACGTTGGACGGCCAGCGTTCCAAACCTTTCTAGCAATCTTTGCAACAGAATCATCCGCTATACTTGCAGCTATTGGCATAGCGGTCTATTACAAGTCGCTATGGGCGCTATGGTGGCTCGCTCCcctgcttcttcgccttATCAGTGCCTTGTTTGCAGTAGACCGGAAGCCTCTTGAACCTCTAGAGCTCGCATCTCTCAACGAAGACATTTGGGATTATGAGATTCACTGTCCTTAGTATGAAGACAACTTTATGCTTCTCACAGGCACCAAGTCTGTCGTCCAACAGTTTTTCGTCCATTATGGACACCCAGAGCGGAATCGGTTTCGAGAAGCAGCACAGATCGTAATGGTGGTTCTCTTTGGCTTGCTCTTCCCTCTGGGTTTGTTCTTCTCGGTCATTTGGATGCCCATTGCAGTCCAGAAAATTTGGGTGTGCTATCAGTTCTACTCCGCCCTTGCTATGATTGCCTTGCGTTACACCCATGGCTGCAGTGGCACATCGACAGAGGCCATGATTGCAGAGCACTTCAAAAAGCAACAAGAGAGCGTGCCCATTACCGACAGCGGGAAGCAGGAAACGGCCATCCTCTTTGGCGTCACTCGAGATGGCAGCGAGACCATTAAAGCCAGCCTTGTCCCAACCTATCATAATCGCTTCTTGGATGGACAAGCATGCATGGATAACCTTTTGCGGCGCAACTTGCATACTAGCTTATGGAACCTTGATGATATGAGCCGAGACAACAGATGCCTCAATGTACGGCACCCAATGCAgattgaagagaaagcaaaatgACTTGGTCGAGAGAACACAAGTAAGCTGTGACAAAGTGCCGGGTACATGTATTGTTATCAATGTATATGTATCTTGGGCCATAGATATTTAACATCGTTGATTGTCTAAACTTGATATTAGTATTTTGTTTCACGTAGATAGGATGTTGAACTCAAATGGGTTGTCCTTGGTTCTTGATCGAGCCAACCAAAATAGATCCGGAACACAGACAGAATCTTGGGCtgagaaggaaaacaaaTAGCAATCCATATACTCTAATATCCTAGCTAGTTTGCAAAGGAAATAATTCGCCATCTCATCAGCTCAAATGAACTGCCGTCTTAGCTTGTATGGCTTGTAGCTGCACGATAACCGCCGTTAGTGGGCTGGCCGCGCTAAACCCCAGCTGGCCCCTTCTGTAGATCCAGCGCCAACCACGTCATCTCGACCATCCTCCCAGCTGCATAAGCAGGCAATCCTCACaactgctgcttcttcccgCCAACCCCACGCCATCAACCACGAGACTCATCCGTCACCCGCGTCAACAAGAGCTGGCAAGGGCCATTCCACCTCCGTCTTCGGCCTGATCAGGCACCATGGAGTCAATATCGAGAATCTCTGGCCTGCTGGAGGCTGGTGAGTTGCAAGCCCCGCGCCGATTgcgatttgatttgatttgattcgaTTCGATTGTATCAAGCAGCTGACCGAAATGTGCCCAACTTGCAGCCAGAGAGCTCACGCTCGATGCTGCCCAGGCCACGCGCGGCATCCGAACGAGCTCCAAGCCGCTGGATCGCAACCAGATGCGCAAGCTGCTCGACAGCCGCAACGAGAGAGAGGTGCTGGAGGGACTGCGGCGTGTCATTGCGGTAGGTTTCGTTCGCCATCTCATACTTAATACTACCTTTGGACTGTGACTGACGagccggtgctgctgcagatgatGTACCGGAACCACAAGActctgcccttcttctcctctgtcGTCAAGAACGTCGCCTCGCCGAATCTCGAAATCAAGAAGCTCGTCTACATCTACCTCATCCGCCATGCCGAACAGGAGCCCGACCTTGCTCTGCTTTCCATCAACACAATCCAAAAATCGCTCTCAGATACGAATCCCCAAGTCCGAGCTCTCGCCCTCAAGACAATGTCAGGCATTCGCGTGCCCGTCATCAGCCAGATTGTGTCGCTTGCTATCAAAAAGGGCGTCGCCGACATGAGTCCTCTGGTGCGCAAAGCCGCTGCTCTTTCGATCCCGAAATGCTACCGGCTGGATCCAAGCCAGGCTCCTCAGCTGTTGGAATACCTGGCGACGCTACTAGGCGACAAGCAATACTACGTTGCTGGTGCCGCGGTGTCGGCCTTCTTAGAAGTTTGCCCTGAGAGGATCGATCTGATACACAAGCATTACCGTGGACTAGTCAAAAAGATTGTTGATATGGATGAGTGGAGCCAGTTAGCAACTCTGAAGTTGATGACCTATTATGCACGAAAGTGCTTCCCTCGACGAGCTCAGCCGGCTGCCGCATCCGATACTACCCAGTCCCAGACGCAAAACAGCAATATTGACGACTTTTACGCTGAATCAACTCCGTCTAAACCTTCTACTCAGCCGACATCACTCGATCCTGATCTGGCTTTGTTGTTGAACGGTATCAGGCCTCTGCTGCAAAGTCGAAACTCGggcgttgttgttgctgtcaCAAGGTGTTATGTAGATGTTGGAACTCTtgattatttaaagtacgcCATTGGCCCACTAGTTGCCCTCTTGAGAGGGGCTCAAGACATACAACAAATCGCCTTATACAACATTGTTTCGGTCTGTCTCGTGCGCCCACTTGATTTTGTCAAGTATGCGAGCCACTTCTTAGTTAGAGCGACAGACAGTGCTCCGATTTGGGAGCTAAAGCTGGAGGTGCTGACGCTCATTTTCCCGCATAGCCCAGTTCATGTCAAGAGCCTCATTCTAAAGGAACTGGAGCATTTCTCTCAGGGGTCCAACAAAGCTCTTGTGCGCGAAGCGGTTCGAGCTATTGGCCGATGTGCGCAAGGCGACGCTGCTACAGCTCCCAGGTGTTTAAAGCTACTCCTGAGTCAGATCACAAGCTTGGATGGAACGTTGGCCGCAGAATCTCTGACAGTCATTCGGCACTTGATTCAACAGGATGCAGAGGCACACGCAGGGACTGTAGTGCGCCTAGCGAAGAATCTTGACTCAGCGACTGACCCTCAAGCGAGAGCAACAATCATCTGGCTAGTTGGCGAGTTTTCCGGCCTAAACGGGGAAGACAATATTGCCCCAGACGTCTTTCGCATTCTACTCAAAGATTTTTCGAGTGAATCCGAGGCTGCAAAGCGCCAGATATTGCTACTGGGCGCAAAAGTCTACCTTCATCATTTGAATCGTAAGAGCGAGGCAGAAAAGAACAGAGTGGGAGAGGATGATCCTCCtatggaggaagagaagcatCCCATTGAAAGGTTATGGGATTATGTCCTGCTTCTTGTCCGATATGATGTCTCCTTTGACCTAAGAGACCGAGCACGCATGTATCGTGCCTTACTCGCTGTGCCACAGCTCGCTACACTGATGCTCCTCGCACCAAAGCCGGCTCCCCAAGCTCCGAGCCCTTCTGAGTCGAGAAAAGGATTCTTACTGGGCTCTTCGACTCTTGTCTTAGCTGGGGGTGGCGGTTTGCACGGTCTTAGGGGTTACGAAGCTCTTCCTAACTGGGTTGAGCCTGGCAAAGAGCCCGACCCCCGTCTGCGTGAGGCTGAAAAGGATGCTGCAGCGTCACGCTATGATAGTGACAGGcctgcggctgcggcagcTGATAAGCTGGATGAGGTTGTCCGGTCAGCGCCTGCTGGCAGGTCGAATGGGCTTGGAGAGAGTCTCAGGACTAAGACACTGGATGATTGGCTagccgaggaagaaggggaggaggaggaggaggaggaagaagaagaagaagaagaaagtgaagaggaagaaagtgaagaagaagaggacgatgaggaggaggaagatgaagaggaagaagaggaagacgatagcgatgatgatggggagACGGATAGATTAGTCAAGCCATGATGACGAAATTAAACTAGACACATATTCGAATAGAAGACGTGTGGTTGTCTTGTATAAAATAGGGCGGTTTCTCATTCTTGATTGTTCCAATGAGCAAATTCGTTTACATTACAAGTATAAAGAGTGAAAGAATTCTGTCTACTAAAAGGGGAATCTATGATGTATCTTGCTCAGCGCATAAAATCCGTATTTTGAGTCAATGAAATCCTCATGACAGATGTTGTTTGAGCCAGAGTgagataataaaaataaaaataaacgcCAAATCTAAAACCAAGATGCAAGTAATGCAGAGCAATTTCTGAAAAAGACGTCCCGAAAATGAACATCatttccatccatccatcatcatcattctaacttcttttcttcacaaaaaaaaggggggacaTGATAAAAAGTAGCTTTACGCAGCCACTTTGATGCCCTCAGAGGATGACAAGCCGTTCTCCAGCTTAATCTCCTCGGTAGGTCGCATGGA is drawn from Trichoderma asperellum chromosome 4, complete sequence and contains these coding sequences:
- a CDS encoding uncharacterized protein (EggNog:ENOG41~TransMembrane:1 (i31-54o)), with translation MLLTGTKSVVQQFFVHYGHPERNRFREAAQIVMVVLFGLLFPLGLFFSVIWMPIAVQKIWVCYQFYSALAMIALRYTHGCSGTSTEAMIAEHFKKQQESVPITDSGKQETAILFGVTRDGSETIKASLVPTYHNRFLDGQACMDNLLRRNLHTSLWNLDDMSRDNRCLNVRHPMQIEEKAK
- a CDS encoding uncharacterized protein (EggNog:ENOG41~TransMembrane:2 (i226-247o253-270i)), giving the protein MERSPANIWGLFHPQTILSLANSPLFSLSGSQYAIKMADSDTGVFGAVGAVLGYVGAEAATGQIFERLLWPQRSYANATLKSIPMLAVLMPMGGPLHIIALKALDVIFAHGLFRGARVGHMLGTAFYPDQDWTYTSWTSNGQKIKTEPVRNCLWVRALSYVPIPILSSDTQQATDQTPEKIDPRPDEIRAKVTVSYLTLTRATKQDVESKMPFVEADVGRPAFQTFLAIFATESSAILAAIGIAVYYKSLWALWWLAPLLLRLISALFAVDRKPLEPLELASLNEDIWDYEIHCP
- a CDS encoding uncharacterized protein (BUSCO:EOG092D0P1F), with the protein product MESISRISGLLEAARELTLDAAQATRGIRTSSKPLDRNQMRKLLDSRNEREVLEGLRRVIAMMYRNHKTLPFFSSVVKNVASPNLEIKKLVYIYLIRHAEQEPDLALLSINTIQKSLSDTNPQVRALALKTMSGIRVPVISQIVSLAIKKGVADMSPLVRKAAALSIPKCYRLDPSQAPQLLEYLATLLGDKQYYVAGAAVSAFLEVCPERIDLIHKHYRGLVKKIVDMDEWSQLATLKLMTYYARKCFPRRAQPAAASDTTQSQTQNSNIDDFYAESTPSKPSTQPTSLDPDLALLLNGIRPLLQSRNSGVVVAVTRCYVDVGTLDYLKYAIGPLVALLRGAQDIQQIALYNIVSVCLVRPLDFVKYASHFLVRATDSAPIWELKLEVLTLIFPHSPVHVKSLILKELEHFSQGSNKALVREAVRAIGRCAQGDAATAPRCLKLLLSQITSLDGTLAAESLTVIRHLIQQDAEAHAGTVVRLAKNLDSATDPQARATIIWLVGEFSGLNGEDNIAPDVFRILLKDFSSESEAAKRQILLLGAKVYLHHLNRKSEAEKNRVGEDDPPMEEEKHPIERLWDYVLLLVRYDVSFDLRDRARMYRALLAVPQLATLMLLAPKPAPQAPSPSESRKGFLLGSSTLVLAGGGGLHGLRGYEALPNWVEPGKEPDPRLREAEKDAAASRYDSDRPAAAAADKLDEVVRSAPAGRSNGLGESLRTKTLDDWLAEEEGEEEEEEEEEEEEESEEEESEEEEDDEEEEDEEEEEEDDSDDDGETDRLVKP